GAGCTCCCGACGTGCCGCCTGGAGCTGGCCGGCGAGGTCGGCCGCCTGCACGTCGACGCCGATGCGCTCGGAGGGGGAGAGGAGCGGCTCTAGGATCGCGAGGATTGCGCCCGCCTGGAGATCGTCTCCGATCGAGAGGGGGGACACCTCCGATACGCGGGCGAGGGTGGGTGAGACGATCGAGATCCCGTCGACCGGGCGGGCCAAGACGCGTCCCAAGCGGAGTCGAACATCGGGAAGATCGACGAGGGCGGCGGCCTCGACCCGCAGGCCGAGAGATGCCCGATCGCTGGCGCTCAGCCGCACCGAGCCGTCGGGCTGGAGCCTCTGACTCCTGGCTGCCTCGCCATCGCGGCCGGGATCCGGGTCTCCCTTGCAGGAAGCACCGCCGAGCGCCGCGACGAGGAGGATCGCCGCGACGAGGTCTCCTCGCCCTGCTCCGCAGGAGGCGCGCCTTCCGTCGTGGAGGCCATGGGCGCTCACGGCAGGTTGCCGCAGAGCCACTCGGCGATCGAATCTCCCACGGTGCTCCCCAGGGAGACGAAGAGCGCCGCCGAGGCGAGCCACGCAATGCGGAGACGTTTGGAAGGAGGAGTCCAGGTCGGGACCGGGGCGAGCAAGCGCTCCACCCGGTCGCGCAAGGCGCCTCCCGGTCCTTCGATTGCCGCGAGAGAAGTCGAACGGGCAGCGTCGTATCCCGCTGCCTTCAGCACGGCGGCGGCGAGAGCGGCTCCGTCCGAGCCGGCACGCCTGGCGTCCTCGTCCCTGGCGATCCCGAGCGCATGTCTCCAATTCGCGAGGTGCAGCGCGGGAGCGCGAAGGGGCCATTGCAGATCGGCGATCACTTGCCCGATCCAGAGTCGAAGCGGGTCGTGGCCCGCGACATGGGCCGCCTCGTGGGCGAGCACCGCGTCGCGTTCCTCGTCGTCGAGGCCGGCGAGGAATTCGGAGGAGACGACCACGCGGGGCCGGAGGATCCCGACCGCAGCCGCAGTGGAAACCTCGGGGCGAACCAGAGCGGACCGGACGGCGCGGATCCCCGCGCGAACGACCACCGGGCCATAGAGCAGGGCCGCGAGGGTCAGCGAGAGCGGCGGAATCTCGTCGGATTGCTCCGGCTCCGTGTGTGCCCAGCCGATCAGGAAGAAGATGGCCGCTGCCATCGGCAGCATAGGCAGGACCAGCCTTCGGAAGCTCGTCCGCTCCGCGACTTGAGCGCTCGTTTCGGGGGAGGCTTCGCGTCGAGGCGCCCGGAAGGGCAGCCGGCACGCGATCCAGACGAGACATCCCGAGGCCAGCGCGAAGACGGCCCCCGCCATCTCGCGGCTGATCAGGGCCGGCTCGGGGCTCACGGGTTCTCCTTTCGCTCGCGCTTCTGCGCGACCAAGCGTCCGAGCTCGTCGAGGAGAGTCGCGTCGACGGTCTCGACCGCGTCGATCAGCGCCGCCATTGCGGGCCTCGGCTCGTCTCCCAGGAGTCGTCGCACGACGTCGCGCGCCCGCTCCTTGCCGATCGCCTCTCGGCTCGCCGCCGCTCGGTAGACGAACGCCTTTCCTTCGCGGCGACGCGACACCAGGCCCTTCTCGTGGAGCCGGTCGAGGACCTTTGCGGTGGTCGTGTAGACGAGGCCTCGGGGATCGCCGATGCGCTGGTGGACTTCGCGAGCCGAAGCCGGCCCGAGCTCCCACAGCGCACCGAGGGCCGCGAGCTCGAGATCCCCTCCGGGGAGGTTGGGAGTGCTCATGGAAGGGGAGCATCTACGACGCGCGTCGTAGATGTCAAGACCGTGGACGGGGCGCCTCTACGACGCGCTGATCGTCCCGCAGATCTGCGCCGTGATCTCGAGGGATCGCAGCCTCGCGGCGTGGTCGTAGACGTGCGACGTGACCATCAGCTCGTCGATCCCGGTGGGCTCAAGGAAGGCCTCGATCGCGGCCTGCACAGTCGCGGGCGATCCGACGGCCGAGTACACGAGGGTGCGCGCGACCGTCGCGAGCTCCGCGGGCGACGCGAGCGACGCGAGGTCGTCCAAGGGCGGCGGAAGCTGGCCCGGCGTGCCGCGCCGCAACGCGAGGAACTGCTGCTGCTGGGAGGTGAAGAGTCTCCGGGCTTCACTGTCCGTGTCCGCTGCGACGATGTTCAGCACCGCCATCGCGTAGGGCCGGTCGAGCTGCTCGGACGGCTGGAACTCGCGCCGGTAGAGCTCGAGGGCGGCGAGGAGGGCG
The Vulgatibacter incomptus DNA segment above includes these coding regions:
- a CDS encoding BlaI/MecI/CopY family transcriptional regulator, producing the protein MSTPNLPGGDLELAALGALWELGPASAREVHQRIGDPRGLVYTTTAKVLDRLHEKGLVSRRREGKAFVYRAAASREAIGKERARDVVRRLLGDEPRPAMAALIDAVETVDATLLDELGRLVAQKRERKENP
- a CDS encoding M56 family metallopeptidase; amino-acid sequence: MSPEPALISREMAGAVFALASGCLVWIACRLPFRAPRREASPETSAQVAERTSFRRLVLPMLPMAAAIFFLIGWAHTEPEQSDEIPPLSLTLAALLYGPVVVRAGIRAVRSALVRPEVSTAAAVGILRPRVVVSSEFLAGLDDEERDAVLAHEAAHVAGHDPLRLWIGQVIADLQWPLRAPALHLANWRHALGIARDEDARRAGSDGAALAAAVLKAAGYDAARSTSLAAIEGPGGALRDRVERLLAPVPTWTPPSKRLRIAWLASAALFVSLGSTVGDSIAEWLCGNLP